The Geotrypetes seraphini chromosome 6, aGeoSer1.1, whole genome shotgun sequence genome includes a window with the following:
- the LOC117362745 gene encoding 60S ribosomal protein L28 has protein sequence MSAHLQWMIIRNCSSFLIKRNKQVYSTEPNNLKSRNSFRYNGLIHRKTVGVEPAADGKGIVVVLKKRAGQRKPATSYEKITINKNARATLSSLRHIIQKNKYRKDLRMAALRRASAILRSQKPVLVKKKRTRATKTA, from the coding sequence ATGTCTGCACATCTCCAGTGGATGATTATCCGGAACTGCTCCAGCTTCCTGATTAAACGGAACAAGCAGGTGTACAGCACTGAACCCAACAATCTGAAGTCCCGGAACTCATTCCGCTACAATGGACTCATCCACCGCAAGACGGTCGGCGTGGAGCCAGCCGCTGATGGCAAAGGCATCGTTGTAGTCCTGAAGAAACGGGCAGGTCAGCGCAAACCAGCCACATCCTATGAGAAAATTACCATCAACAAGAACGCCCGGGCCACGCTGAGCAGCTTGCGCCACATTATTCAGAAGAACAAATATCGCAAGGACTTGCGCATGGCGGCCCTGAGGCGTGCCAGCGCCATCCTGAGGAGTCAGAAGCCAGTCCTGGTGAAGAAGAAGCGAACCAGGGCTACCAAGACTGCCTGA